From a single Paenibacillus sp. FSL R5-0345 genomic region:
- a CDS encoding glycoside hydrolase family 125 protein, producing the protein MKEHRLPTIEIKKFPLPQAVQQVMKDTSERLADRPKLRQLFQNCFPNTLETTTKLLDDGTTFVLTGDIPAMWLRDSVEQVIHYVPFAKEDAELRRILEGLIRRHMFYIQIDPYANAFNESANDWHWNATDVTDSSPWVWERKFELDSMCFSFRLAYLYWKETGRTGIFDEAFRTSLLKMLNVWQIEQEHKEQSTYRFQRHNGIMIDTLRKNGLGMPVNNVGLIWSGFRPSDDACDFHFNIPSNMFAAVTLRQLQEIAQYVYRDSNLVARMSAMEEEIRHAIELYGIIDHSKYGKMYAFETDGFGNHLLMDDAGTPSLMSAPYLGYCAPDDPVYLNTRKFTLSEDNPYFFKGEKLSGIGSPHTSAGFVWHLAYTMQGLTAVDPQEILEMIEICESTDAGTGFMHEGFDVNDPTNFTREWFAWSNSQFAQLVWKALESGILP; encoded by the coding sequence ATGAAAGAGCATCGTTTGCCTACTATTGAAATTAAGAAGTTTCCTCTGCCTCAGGCTGTTCAACAAGTAATGAAGGACACTAGTGAACGTCTGGCTGATCGTCCGAAGCTTCGTCAATTGTTCCAAAATTGTTTTCCGAATACGTTAGAAACAACTACTAAGCTACTGGATGACGGAACAACATTTGTGTTAACTGGAGATATTCCGGCGATGTGGCTGCGTGATTCCGTTGAGCAGGTAATTCACTATGTTCCTTTTGCTAAGGAAGATGCTGAGCTTAGGCGGATTCTAGAAGGCTTAATACGCCGTCATATGTTCTATATTCAGATCGATCCCTATGCGAATGCCTTTAACGAGTCTGCAAATGATTGGCACTGGAATGCAACGGATGTGACAGACAGTTCGCCTTGGGTATGGGAGCGTAAGTTTGAGCTGGATTCCATGTGCTTCTCCTTCCGCTTGGCATATCTCTATTGGAAGGAAACTGGGCGTACAGGGATCTTTGATGAAGCATTTCGAACATCACTACTGAAGATGCTGAATGTATGGCAGATTGAACAGGAGCACAAGGAGCAGTCAACCTACCGCTTTCAACGTCACAACGGCATCATGATAGATACTTTACGTAAGAACGGTTTGGGGATGCCGGTAAATAATGTTGGACTGATCTGGTCAGGCTTCCGCCCAAGCGACGATGCGTGTGACTTTCACTTCAATATTCCATCGAATATGTTCGCTGCTGTAACGCTTCGACAATTGCAGGAAATTGCTCAATATGTATATAGAGATTCAAATCTTGTAGCCCGAATGTCGGCCATGGAAGAAGAAATCCGGCATGCCATTGAGCTTTATGGAATTATTGACCATTCCAAATACGGCAAAATGTACGCGTTCGAAACGGATGGTTTCGGTAACCATTTACTGATGGACGATGCAGGTACTCCTAGTTTGATGTCAGCGCCTTATCTAGGTTACTGTGCGCCAGACGATCCGGTATATTTGAATACCCGCAAATTTACTTTGAGTGAGGATAATCCCTATTTTTTCAAAGGGGAGAAGCTGAGCGGCATTGGCAGTCCGCATACAAGCGCAGGATTCGTATGGCATCTTGCTTACACGATGCAGGGCTTAACGGCAGTTGATCCGCAAGAGATTCTTGAGATGATTGAAATCTGTGAATCGACAGATGCGGGTACTGGGTTTATGCATGAAGGCTTTGATGTTAATGATCCAACTAACTTTACGCGTGAATGGTTCGCTTGGTCGAACAGCCAGTTCGCACAGCTTGTGTGGAAGGCATTAGAATCAGGCATATTGCCCTAA
- a CDS encoding glycoside hydrolase family 2 TIM barrel-domain containing protein: protein MIFLLTNINLAGEWKLQLDGRKEGLSLPFIDSMDLPGTTSHARKGPKNVSALVESLTDEYLFEGYAWFSREIDIPMELVEKNCFLYLERTRMTRVWINDVQIGSSHSLNAPHLYDLTGHLSCGPQTLTICVNNTDYPTKGGHMTSPDTQTNWNGITGRMELQFFSESYLSGIQIYPNISARSIEVIADMMGEVKGKLFVSASSLNSANKHDVAEQLYDMLDSKVSITYDMGPAAMLWSEAEPNLYQLMVVLQGESGEVLDRQEITFGLREFKAEGDKFTINGEKTFLRGKHDGLIFPLTGFAPTDLEDWISVLSIAKSYGINHYRFHTCCPPEAAFTAADMLGIYMEPELPFWGTITEASDEGHNPAEQEYLIQEGYAILKAFGNHPSFVMMSLGNELWGSRSTIDAILKAYKSFDNRRLYTQGSNNHQFIPEILEHDDFFCGVRFSKERLIRGSYAMCDAPLGNVQTLVPNTLWDYDEMISPANLEVSNIESNEAGDTIQIQYGTEAKDVKVDDIKEEWIPEIPVISHEIGQYATFPNFDEIQKYTGSLKAKNFEIFRERLEEKGMGHLAAKFFECSGQLAVACYKEELEAAFRSKKLAGFQLLDLQDFSGQGTALVGMLDAFMDSKGLIEPDEWRTFCNDAVLMARFSSYNCVAEEQFQAHVELSWFRNDPPEQFDLKWELAYESEVWSDGSVTVAVPSKSNYLDLCDLNISLPRVNKMCKVNLNLSIVGTDVRKTYPLWIYPKQVDVDFSDIHHFDSLTSQALSLLEAGENVLLMPKPEHLSNAIEGYYCTDFWCYPMFRSISESMNRPVPVGTMGLVIAKDHPVFANFPSDEFSTYPWWNIVSNAKSIIMDGVSKDWSPIVQSIDNFERNHKLGLLFECRVGKGKLLISAIDAEKVCEVPEGRQFLSSIITYMKSNDFNPQYVSDPAELLQLIR, encoded by the coding sequence GTGATTTTTTTGCTAACAAATATAAATCTTGCTGGTGAATGGAAGTTGCAATTGGATGGTAGAAAAGAAGGGTTATCTTTACCGTTTATTGATTCTATGGATTTACCTGGTACGACCTCACATGCTAGAAAAGGTCCTAAAAACGTAAGCGCTCTCGTAGAATCATTGACCGATGAATATTTATTTGAAGGATACGCTTGGTTTTCAAGAGAGATTGATATTCCTATGGAGCTAGTAGAGAAAAACTGTTTTCTTTATTTAGAGCGGACAAGAATGACGAGAGTGTGGATAAATGATGTGCAAATTGGATCAAGTCATAGTCTGAATGCTCCACATCTTTATGATCTGACAGGACATCTATCTTGTGGACCGCAGACCCTTACGATCTGTGTGAATAATACCGATTATCCGACGAAAGGTGGGCATATGACCTCTCCGGATACACAGACCAATTGGAACGGAATTACAGGGAGAATGGAGTTGCAGTTTTTTAGCGAATCTTATCTCAGTGGTATTCAAATTTACCCGAATATCTCGGCACGATCCATAGAAGTTATTGCCGATATGATGGGTGAGGTCAAAGGGAAATTATTCGTTTCCGCCTCAAGCCTGAACTCTGCCAATAAACATGATGTAGCTGAACAATTATATGACATGCTCGATTCAAAGGTTTCTATTACGTATGATATGGGTCCAGCCGCAATGCTGTGGAGTGAGGCGGAACCGAATCTTTATCAATTAATGGTTGTATTACAGGGGGAATCAGGTGAGGTTCTTGACCGACAAGAGATCACTTTCGGACTCCGGGAATTTAAAGCGGAAGGGGATAAATTCACTATTAATGGGGAGAAAACCTTTCTCCGTGGCAAGCACGATGGACTTATCTTTCCGCTTACAGGTTTTGCTCCAACCGATTTGGAGGACTGGATCAGCGTTCTTAGCATTGCTAAATCATATGGTATTAATCATTATCGTTTTCATACTTGCTGTCCTCCAGAAGCAGCTTTTACAGCAGCAGATATGCTTGGCATATACATGGAGCCAGAGCTGCCGTTCTGGGGGACGATCACAGAGGCGTCAGATGAAGGGCATAATCCTGCAGAACAGGAATATTTAATCCAAGAAGGATATGCTATTCTAAAAGCGTTTGGGAATCATCCATCTTTTGTCATGATGTCGCTAGGCAATGAGCTATGGGGAAGCAGGTCTACGATAGATGCTATATTGAAGGCTTATAAGTCATTCGATAATAGAAGATTGTACACGCAAGGTTCGAATAATCATCAATTTATTCCGGAAATATTGGAGCATGATGATTTCTTCTGCGGAGTTCGGTTCTCAAAGGAGAGGCTGATTCGGGGTTCCTATGCCATGTGCGATGCACCGCTGGGGAATGTTCAGACCTTAGTACCAAATACACTTTGGGATTATGATGAAATGATTAGCCCTGCGAATCTGGAGGTTAGCAACATCGAATCCAATGAGGCTGGCGATACCATTCAAATTCAGTATGGAACAGAAGCAAAAGATGTGAAGGTTGATGATATAAAGGAAGAATGGATTCCTGAGATACCTGTTATCTCTCATGAGATTGGACAATATGCGACCTTCCCTAATTTTGATGAAATTCAGAAATATACAGGATCGTTGAAGGCAAAAAACTTCGAGATTTTTCGAGAGCGGTTAGAAGAGAAAGGTATGGGACATTTGGCAGCTAAATTCTTTGAATGCTCTGGCCAGCTGGCGGTTGCTTGCTATAAAGAGGAGCTCGAAGCAGCATTTCGTTCGAAGAAACTCGCTGGATTCCAACTTTTAGATCTTCAAGATTTCAGTGGACAAGGAACAGCGTTGGTAGGCATGTTAGATGCATTTATGGATTCAAAAGGATTAATCGAACCTGACGAATGGCGTACCTTCTGTAACGATGCTGTCCTTATGGCTAGGTTCTCAAGCTATAATTGTGTAGCTGAAGAACAATTTCAAGCGCATGTTGAGCTGTCCTGGTTCCGCAATGATCCTCCTGAGCAGTTCGATTTAAAGTGGGAGCTGGCTTATGAGAGTGAAGTATGGTCAGACGGGTCAGTAACTGTGGCTGTTCCAAGCAAGTCAAATTATTTGGATTTATGTGATCTGAACATCAGTTTGCCACGCGTTAATAAGATGTGTAAGGTGAATTTGAATCTCAGCATCGTAGGGACGGATGTTCGTAAAACCTATCCACTTTGGATTTATCCGAAGCAAGTAGATGTGGATTTTTCAGATATTCATCATTTTGATTCGCTTACGAGTCAAGCGCTGTCCTTACTGGAGGCGGGTGAGAATGTATTATTGATGCCAAAGCCGGAGCATTTATCTAATGCAATTGAAGGTTATTATTGTACTGATTTTTGGTGTTACCCCATGTTTCGCTCCATATCTGAAAGCATGAACCGCCCGGTGCCAGTTGGAACAATGGGATTAGTGATTGCTAAGGATCATCCGGTGTTCGCAAATTTCCCATCCGATGAATTCTCCACGTATCCTTGGTGGAACATCGTATCGAATGCTAAGTCGATTATTATGGATGGTGTGAGTAAAGACTGGAGTCCAATCGTTCAATCGATCGATAATTTTGAACGAAATCATAAATTAGGTTTACTCTTCGAATGTCGTGTTGGCAAGGGGAAGCTACTTATAAGTGCGATAGATGCTGAGAAGGTTTGTGAGGTGCCAGAAGGAAGACAGTTTCTTTCCAGTATCATCACTTACATGAAATCGAATGACTTTAATCCTCAGTATGTGTCTGATCCAGCTGAGCTGTTACAGCTCATTCGATAA
- a CDS encoding DUF4362 domain-containing protein yields the protein MRSSGILLLFIALVITGCFNQLSNGEDKFTTTINEQEDVINSHGMIVKNLEKLDDFIQNKTGTQRVVHYTIEGDPIFNDLKYTDQGIEMRHDNSEDTFGSPQVTTYTCQNLVRNETDKLLSYTLTGCEGEQAKIELLQISFDVTKQDKFEFVLKYGVNLKNEINTIDMKLVKDLQNGEVASVNDFVLTEQERGQIYKEMVLANYLDEKEVSTECNRKPAVSYDLTVQINSGERHYQWTECQNTEDDGQMTELAQAIIKIVQAGSIYKQLPEVKGHYE from the coding sequence ATGAGATCGAGCGGAATTCTTCTTCTTTTTATAGCACTTGTAATAACCGGTTGCTTTAATCAGCTATCTAATGGAGAAGACAAGTTTACTACAACCATTAATGAACAAGAAGATGTGATAAACAGCCATGGAATGATTGTTAAGAATCTTGAGAAGCTGGATGACTTTATCCAAAATAAAACGGGTACACAGCGTGTGGTTCATTACACAATTGAAGGTGATCCGATCTTTAATGACTTGAAATATACTGACCAAGGGATTGAAATGCGGCATGATAATTCTGAAGATACGTTTGGTAGTCCCCAAGTAACCACATACACTTGTCAGAACCTTGTTAGAAACGAAACGGATAAACTTCTATCGTATACCTTAACGGGCTGCGAGGGCGAACAAGCAAAGATCGAACTGCTCCAGATTTCTTTTGACGTAACGAAACAAGATAAGTTTGAGTTTGTTTTAAAGTATGGCGTGAACTTAAAGAATGAGATCAACACCATTGATATGAAGCTAGTGAAAGATCTCCAGAATGGGGAAGTTGCCAGTGTTAACGATTTTGTGCTTACTGAACAGGAACGTGGACAAATCTATAAAGAAATGGTTCTGGCGAATTATTTAGATGAAAAAGAAGTATCTACAGAGTGTAATCGAAAACCTGCTGTAAGTTACGATTTAACGGTTCAGATTAATAGTGGAGAGCGTCATTATCAGTGGACAGAATGCCAGAATACTGAGGATGATGGTCAAATGACTGAATTGGCTCAAGCGATCATTAAGATCGTACAGGCCGGAAGCATTTACAAACAACTGCCTGAAGTTAAGGGGCATTACGAATAA
- a CDS encoding response regulator transcription factor, whose product MHRILLIEDDEAISEMVKSYLVKEGYEVETAFDGEVAEMTFRISNPFDLVLLDLMLPKRSGTDILQTIRATSLVPVLIMSAKDSDVDKALGLGFGADDYITKPFSMIELAARVKAAIRRAGYATPTIQAEASIPVKQKISIGGLTVDLDNFSTLKNGEEVKLTSKEFHILKLFVTHPGRVFTKAQIYASVWADDYFGDENVINVHMRRLREKIEDDPSHPEYIKTLWGIGYKLGEQL is encoded by the coding sequence ATGCACCGAATATTGTTAATTGAAGATGACGAAGCAATTAGTGAAATGGTTAAGTCCTATTTAGTAAAAGAGGGCTATGAAGTGGAAACGGCGTTTGATGGTGAAGTAGCGGAAATGACATTCCGTATTAGTAATCCTTTTGATCTTGTATTATTAGATCTCATGCTGCCCAAGCGCAGCGGCACTGACATCCTCCAGACGATCCGTGCGACAAGTCTAGTTCCGGTGTTGATCATGTCAGCCAAGGACAGCGATGTGGATAAAGCACTTGGACTAGGCTTTGGAGCGGATGATTATATAACCAAGCCATTTTCGATGATCGAATTAGCTGCAAGAGTGAAGGCTGCGATACGAAGAGCGGGTTATGCTACACCCACCATCCAAGCGGAAGCTTCGATTCCGGTGAAGCAAAAGATTTCCATTGGTGGCCTGACCGTGGATTTGGATAATTTTTCTACACTAAAGAACGGGGAAGAAGTGAAGTTAACATCTAAGGAATTTCATATTCTTAAGCTGTTTGTCACGCATCCGGGTAGAGTCTTCACCAAAGCGCAGATTTATGCAAGCGTGTGGGCAGATGATTATTTCGGGGATGAGAACGTTATTAATGTACATATGAGAAGATTACGCGAAAAAATAGAAGATGATCCCTCCCATCCAGAGTACATCAAGACGTTATGGGGGATCGGGTATAAGCTGGGAGAGCAGCTATAA
- a CDS encoding sensor histidine kinase: MSMALSVVIVLLLVVIGWQYQNSRKASSDLKYIHDKLSSIMAEGSHERLLLFSSNAELQSVLIDLNRLLDVNHKGSIERVKLEKSMRNMLSNISHDLKTPLTVVLGYIETIQQDEHMPAEERERMIDTIHQKANEVIRLMNKFFDLAKLESGDRDINLTRVEAGEVCRRNILSFYDILSAKGSEVEIEIPDELLYFMGNEEALDRILSNLLSNAIAYGDAGGVLGLKLYSDKNKVYIDVWDRGKGISEAHQDKVFERLYTLEDSRNRSYQGSGLGLTITKRLTEQMNGTITLVSQPFVRTVFTLSFRRLSF; the protein is encoded by the coding sequence ATGAGCATGGCGCTTAGTGTGGTCATTGTACTCCTGCTCGTCGTCATTGGATGGCAATATCAGAATTCGCGTAAAGCTTCAAGTGATCTGAAATATATTCATGACAAGCTAAGCAGCATCATGGCTGAAGGTTCACATGAAAGACTGCTGTTATTCAGCAGTAATGCGGAGCTGCAAAGTGTGCTGATCGATCTAAACCGGCTGCTCGATGTTAACCATAAAGGAAGCATTGAGCGCGTGAAGCTGGAGAAGTCCATGCGTAATATGCTGTCGAATATTTCCCACGATCTTAAGACTCCGCTAACGGTAGTACTCGGTTATATTGAAACGATTCAGCAGGATGAGCATATGCCAGCCGAGGAACGGGAACGCATGATAGATACGATTCACCAAAAAGCGAATGAAGTGATCCGTCTGATGAACAAGTTCTTTGATTTGGCCAAGCTGGAGTCGGGGGATCGAGATATCAATCTTACACGTGTTGAGGCAGGCGAAGTATGCAGACGAAATATTCTTTCCTTCTATGATATCCTTAGCGCCAAGGGCAGTGAGGTGGAAATAGAGATCCCTGATGAGTTACTTTACTTCATGGGGAACGAAGAGGCGCTTGACCGGATCTTGTCTAATTTGTTATCGAATGCGATTGCTTATGGCGATGCCGGAGGTGTATTAGGCTTGAAACTCTATAGTGATAAGAACAAAGTATACATAGATGTTTGGGACCGGGGAAAAGGCATTAGCGAAGCACACCAGGATAAAGTATTCGAACGGCTATATACACTGGAGGATTCGAGAAATCGATCGTATCAAGGCAGCGGTCTGGGTCTGACCATCACCAAAAGATTAACGGAGCAGATGAATGGAACCATTACACTGGTTAGTCAACCGTTTGTGAGAACGGTATTTACCCTTTCTTTTCGCAGATTAAGCTTCTAA